From one Triticum aestivum cultivar Chinese Spring chromosome 4B, IWGSC CS RefSeq v2.1, whole genome shotgun sequence genomic stretch:
- the LOC123089318 gene encoding arabinogalactan protein 1, producing MARFAVVAAILALLAVAAAAQGPMPAPRMAPLPAPPARSPATAPAPVATPPTAASPSPMASPPAPTTDAPSSMTPSAVSATPTGAPIGAPTGTPASSAVYSSAASFVAVAGAVAAAIVF from the coding sequence ATGGCTCgcttcgccgtcgtcgccgccatcctcgccctcctcgccgtcgccgccgccgcgcagggCCCCATGCCGGCGCCCAGGATGGCCCCGCTGCCGGCCCCTCCGGCGAGGTCCCCGGCCACCGCCCCCGCGCCGGTCGCAACACCTCCAACCGCCGCGTCGCCGTCCCCGATGGCATctccccctgccccgaccaccGACGCTCCCTCCTCGATGACGCCGTCCGCGGTCTCTGCCACACCCACCGGCGCACCCATCGGCGCCCCCACCGGCACCCCCGCGAGCTCCGCCGTTTACTCATCGGCCGCCAGCTTCGTCGCAGTCGCCGGAGCGGTCGCCGCCGCCATCGTGTTCTAG